Part of the Henckelia pumila isolate YLH828 chromosome 2, ASM3356847v2, whole genome shotgun sequence genome is shown below.
GGAAGGATACcatcttttgaagacccttgggcatataaatacgaACTTAAtcatcagaataagggttacACAACGCATTCGAAGGCAGAAGGCGGCTGATCATCATATTCCATTCtactttcttcttttctttttatttttgatttctagttgatgttttggattaaaaacttttgtttttgaatcatgttaaactttgagtagtttttctctttcgatcaaggtcacgtgattgggccacacaatttatgtagaaaacttgaatgtttatttgagaattttcagacttgattttatttattgattatcgaatttatatttgtcttgtgaatgatctgtccagttatttgcttgcatgttaattgattccaggtcgacagaggaggttttgatttcgatcactttgataatcaacatattgtaaaaccgactagaaataaaattcggtTTCAATGTGCGGTTTATGTGTTTACttaattttcacagttattcatgcattcaaatttgattagaattacgaaagattaatccgtcaatatttgaataggtttgattgttctagaaatagtcctttgaacaaattaggagaattcccgtgaattaagattaattctgagtcttgaatcaactaattgttacataatttttctgatacctacgtgagtccttgatcgagcttttttcCTATCGAATTTAATACAAAAATCTCTGCTGTGTTTTGAGTTGAATTTTActtgaaatttaatttcttagtttaaaatATGAAATCACTCTTATTGATTAGtatagattaagtagaaataatcatattctggtaTTCATACtgatacagtccctgtgggtttaATCAtttttgtccactttactattacttgacctggtatgcttgccagtagatttttcatcacaccgatttaagcggtcaaattgttatttaaattttttttcaaaactttaacCCCATTCAATCCGTATACTTAGTAAAAAACAATGATTACGATTTCAATCTTCTTGCTCATAACCCGGATGAAGTTTCataaaataagatattttaacaggtgcgcccaagattgtatatgtcatatcaaaaagatcatcaagattcaagaactatcaagttccacagacacctattgttgtgcaatggtccaacagacatccagaatatctaatacatcgctacaattcactggttaaGCATGcgttcttaaaaatattcactactccacctacggtttctcatgtccaatcaagagtcaaatttttcaaaaattttaatttttttacttcatcatcataggctaacaatctcCATTATCTACTTATGCATacaaaacaaacataaaacacaGACAATACAATGCATGAACTAAATGCAAAcacacaacaaaaacaaatgcaaaacaatgaatgcacccccccccccccccccccttatcTAAAGctttgccctcaatgcttcagaacacaaacacaacaacaCAAAATGACAATGCGATGCAAATGTAAAACATAAATCCCTGGTTCAAGTGTTGGCGATGTCGTCCTCTTCCATGTCTGACAAAATAACGGAAGAATCATATTGAAACTCGGACTGCGGAGGTGGCGGCACTCGGTTCTgaaaacaactaaaataaaacgaaaaaaaaaactaaaatgacatgaaagaacactgggttgcctcccagtcagtgcCTCTGTTTAAAGTCTTCGGCCCGACTATAAGCTTCCGATGCTCATGGTGGTTCACATCTAATTCCcttgtccaccttcacccatTTGAACAGTGTTGCAGTTAACTTCTGTCTTTTCTTTCTCTGCTTTGATTTCTTGGGGATTCCAGTCTCTTGACGACTTCTTCCTTTTTCCCATGGTTATTCCTTTTGATCGATCTGGAGGAAGTTTTGGCTCAGTCTTAGATGCCTGCAAATTAGAGAGAAAAATTCTAGCATTAGAAATTTTAGCAGGTCTTGCCATTACTTCCTTCAACTTACACTCATTCACAATTTTCTTATATTCTTGTGACAAGTAatcattgatatcaagattattaACAACACTTTTACAACTAGAAAAATTCAggttatcaaaaatattaaacttgacaATATTtccatcgaattccatagtgagagtaccaTTATTAACATCTATAACAGATTTTGAAGTTTTAAGAAACGGTCTTCCTAGCAAAATTGGGCTCttcaaatcattttttttatgtcaagcacataaaaatcagcaggaaaaaCCAAATTACCAACTTGCACATGAACATCGTCTATCACACCCCTAGGATAAATAGTAGATATATCAGCCATCTGGATAACAGTTGCAGTTTCATTCAAAGGCCTTAgttttaaggaagcataaacagaATATGACATAACGTTAATCGATGCTCCTAAGTCTAACATGGCCGTATCAAGCTGAACATCTCCTATTTTACAAGGAATCGAAAACATACCTAGATCCTTGCATTTTTCAGGTGTCTTTCTCCAAATCACAGCAGAAACCTGTTCTCCTAGTTCAATTTTTTTACATCCCTTCAACTTATGTTGTCCTTTCGCAGAACATAATTCTTTTAgaaatttagcatagcgaggtactttcttaatagcatctaacaataaaatatttatctcaCATCTATGAAAAATTTCATACAACCCCTTAATACCTTCGTCCTTTCTAGACTCTTTCAATGTAATTAAGGGAAAAGGGGGTACGGGTTTATATTCAGAAAGATGagaaaacttacctcttggtgtGTTTTTTTGAACTATCCCATCCTCCCCCACCTTGGATTTATCCTCATCTTCGTGCTTTACCGGTTCTTGTACCACTTCCTCTTGAACCTTCAACTCTCTTCCACTCCTTAAAGTTATTGCACTCACATTTTCCTTTGGATTAGGCACTGTCTGTGATGGCAAACTGCTAGAGTTTTGTGCCTCCGACCTATTAACTGCGGTTACCAACTGTCCCACCTGGGTGTTCAAGTAttggatacttgctctcgtTTTCTgttgaaaatttaaagtattagttgcaagatccttaacaatgttTTCTAGAAACTCACCCGGCGCTGGGATTTGAGGACGTTGCAGTTGTGGAGGATATGGTGGCCTGTAAGTTTGATTATTCGGCTGTACTTGAGGTTCAGGCTAATTTACCGAAGGATTGCCATATCTGAGGTTTGAATGATCCTTCCAACCCGGATTGTACGTGTTCGAGTAAGGATCATAATTTATATATGGTGGCCCTGGAAATCCTCCTGCTGCATTGACTTGCTCAGTAGATCCCTCATGAAGGGTGGGGCACATCTCAGTTGAATGCCCCACTTCAGCACAAATTCCACACTTTTTCACATTTTGTCCATTCCCAACAACAagttgacgcacaagagacgtcagatcAATCAGTTGTTGTTTAAGGGAAGAAATATTTACCTCATTACTCCTTTTAGGCGCAGAATCacttctgttggtgccaaattgctgagaattggcagtcATATTATCGATCAAGTTCCTTGCAGCTTGCGGTGTTTTATCAACAAACACTCCTCCACTACTCCACTAGCCgcgtctagcatactcctgtaaTGAgacaacaaaccttcatagcagtattggattaaaagattttcacttatctggtgttgcggacagctagcacaaaacTTCCTGAACCGCTTCCAATACTTGTGAAGTGACTCTCCTGTATACTTCTCGATGCCATAGATCTCTTTCTTGATGTTTGTTGCTCAAGAAGCTGGGAAGTACTTCTCCAGAAAAATTCTCTTCATCTCTATCCAAGTAGTGATGGATCCAAGAGGtaagtagtatagccaatccttcgCAGCATTTTTCAACGAAAATGGAAAGGCTCTCAGCTGGATTtgttcctctgtcactccatggggtttcattcTTGTGCacaccacatggaattccatcaagtgcttgTGCGGATCCTCACCTACGAGACCATGAAAATAAGGCAGTGAGTGAATTAATCCGGATTTCAACTCAAAtatagcattattttctagagtaggaaaagtaatgcataaaggttgctGATTTagatcaggagtgcccagttGTCTCATACTAAGATTCGCGTTTTCAGCCATTGCTCTTGTAAGATTTTCAGCCTGTAGCTCGTCCTCTTCTTGTCTCCTACGAGCTTCTCTCTTTTGCCTATGAAagttctttctatctctgggttGTATGGAAATTGTTCTTCTGAagagtcacctgaaagcattAACAAACCCAACAAGCACTGGGGGaaagaaaataaacaaataatgaaaagaaaaataaaagaacacAATCAAATTAAACTCCTTCCACGGcagcggcgccaaaatttggtggcgcttagtcgtatcgcgcccaaattaacccaactcaatcagataaataaattatgtagtaGCAAAAGTAGGGATCATTTCCACGAGgcaagtgaaatttatttgcgttcttaaaaatactgaaaatgaattaagatgggatttttggatttgaatttaaatactaaaaataaaaacaattaaaattaaatctatcaacTAGCATGtaagaattaaaattataacgaagaaatcaatgagaaacaagtcttggtattgGTCGACGACACCCTTGAAATTagtcattcgatcatcgattgtctgaaaatattaattatcattgaatattcatcatttaaaattaaattcctgtttcaccttaatcttaggtaactagacacaagcgttctaaattaacccttaccaatgaattaacccaatacaagcgattagatgtAAATTCAAGgaagcattcaaactagtgaaattgatgaagcTAAACAACACAAGcacaagcggttgtatttaatctagtcaagagatgttcctacgaattaacaaattcacaagcaGAAATTATTATTcacagttgcttcacaaattagagagatcaaacaattacggatttgaattctaatttagcagtatattgtatgagaaaattatcaggtgatcaatccaataatcaaacacacaagcataacaatcaatttcaaacaactcttgatactcaattagaattaaacaatgaaaaaactgaatctcacaaataaataaatcaaaggcttgtcttcctcaaccaagttctaaagcctagccacaacgattcatgaaattCGCAAGAAAAtcagaagaagagaagaaatctaagaaaagtaagaacaaaacctagcagCCAAGCCTCCTTCATGTCTAAGTTTGATGATAAGATGATTAAAAATCGGAATAAAAGTCTTAAATATAGACTAGAttccttcaaaataaaatttcctaATTTAAAGATTTTTTCCCGAACTGCGCATCTGGCTCGATCTGCTGAGTTCAGCAGCTCGAGCCAGATTTTCTCTATTAAAATTTTTCGGATTTCTTCTTCTGGTCGCTCAATCTGTTGAGTTCAGCAGATCGAGCCAAAAAACTTTTGTTTTCAATTTTTCATTATTCACTGACGCCCGCTCGATCAGTTGAGTTCAGCAGATCGAGCCAAAAATCTTTTGACTTCATTTTCCAGCCAAATTGTTACCTCCTACACAATAAAACTGGGAGCATGTTATGAAAACACGATAAataaaatacgaacaaaatacgtaattaaaacacataaatgtATGCAAAACATCAacacaatgatattaaaatatgcaacacaaacacgacTATCACTCGGGCGCACCTACAAAGAAATTTCACCCTGGGACATAATGTTATGGCGCTCAGGCGGCCATTTTTACCGCCTGAGCACTCCCGCAATTTTGGAAAATTGTATTTCTCGGGAGTTTTGAAAGGAAAAAAGTCTTGGGCCACGTAAATAGAAGAAAGACTGACGTTTTTAGGGTTGAACATCATCGACACACGCAGAGAAAAGGCAGCGGCCATCAAGAGGGTGAAGAACGTGAAAAACTCAAGGAAGAACAACAAACAAAGAGAAgaaattttcttcttttcttctttgattatttttatttgttgagATTTAGGGAATCCTACCTCcaaaactatgttttgattttttttttgaagattgaatttggtttttaagcgtcttgattatattattgtgtttattgcaattttggagattgatcaacttcttattgattttatgtgttataattgataccgagaCGAGATTTTATGATATGAaagggtaatataatccatggatctacaacttgcatagagatatgaggttggatacatgttgatagtcatagtccaccaggtcgaaagctagaggattccacaaatcgttaatgcaattgcagttgttaaataacacaaggagacttggttattacaatttgttaattagattaatatagctcgagagagtatattgatagattagggaattccgtcaaaaatatgaattgagaattaaaattcaatcattagagaagaaaatgGGTAGGTGAATCGAGATCCTAGCAACCGTTTgtttattttctgaacttattttctttattcTCAGTTGTTTcatccttttattttattttattaatttattctccatctctcgttataattaattaaagaatcatatTTGAGGTAATTTTGTCATAAATCAATCTCCGTGGGACGATACTCATACTCATgtatactatattattacttgactcgtgcacttgcgatttattcgagcttaattgatatatatatttgagttgattttatgtgttagtaTTTGCTCCATCACAGATTGTAGTAGCTTTGTATAcaactgaggctgaatacactagcccatgatgatatctaattgatgacatgcatgcttttgaaaatagatgatttTCTAACCTTGGAACACTTTGATCTCTAATGCAAATTAGACTTTGATATGGTTCTTGAATATTCTTTAGCACGCATGAGTCATGGCTTGTGAATTGTATATGACATAGTGAAGGTCGTGTGAACCTTGTGATAGTCTTAGGAAGTCGCTAGCCTATCAACCTCCCTTTTGATCTTAATCGGAAAACAAAAAGAGCAAAGAATGGAGTAAGTAAGGTAAGGGAGACATTGGAatgaggattgaaattctagtcctacAGATTCAAAGAGCGAAATATGGAGGAGAATGTATGGAGTTGAGGATAACCGGGTGCAATTACTCGGACAAGTGAAAAGACTATAAAACTTCTCAAtggtttaatttgatttgttggTGTGCAACTTGAGCTATTGTGGGGTTTTAAATTGAATGGATGTAATGGTCCGGGTGCTTCCCTTCACATCTCAGGGGGCCCGCAACCATTTTCTAACTCATGGCATTCTCCCCACCTCCCTgactagctcaatggtactAGGAATCAGAAAACTTTGTACTTAAGCttggaggtacaaggttcgatccCTGGGGAGGCCAAAAACTCCCCtagccaggtggggagaaggccatgagttAGAAAATGTTTGCGGGCCCCTGAGCTGTGAAGGGACACACCCGGACCATTACAAAAAAAGGGCGCCTTTTTTTGTAATGGTCCGGGTGCGTCCCTTCACAGCTCAAGGGGCCCACAAACATTTTCTtactcatggccttctctccacctggctaggggagtttttgccctccccagggatCGAACCTTATACCTGGTGCCCTTTGttgaaaacggtgatcagatcaatcagaattgatacccggtgcagcggaagtttaaaaattttatatggaacgattccatatcatggatatcaaaactttacgattaaattgtgcgtgtaaaaattaaataacaattaaatttttaccttgaatctcgaaacaagattatggacaccaacagattactctgctcttgttgtatatcccaggaactgatggacgaacaattcttcaatcaggtccacgaacagaagtttaatccctctgatagattgcactagaaaatctatcagaagtttctacgaagagaattaacgaatttgatccgttaaaccagactgcaaattcaaaattcacaggctggaatttttcgagcagagaagggaaagggggcggcggccactagggagaaaaaccctagtgaatttcgaaaattattcctctgttctgtaatttttgtactgcaataacttatttataatgtgggctgctaacagcttagggcccattagtcataagttcaagcctgacaagcaaagcccgcatattcagaaattaatataaaattcatcgtgactcagattgataaaccaatttcaccaatgtgcacagaaaccatttctgcatcttttaaagtcaagataaattttctgaatccgaattcagtggtttccaaaaatgtccatcactatgtcattttaggaaatcttactccctttactcttaaataagaagtcccacttctttattcactaaatttaactctttaaatttaattatctcaacggggattaaaaatccattacttgtgtgaccctcaatggttcagggatacagctagccatgggctcacaactccttgtgactcggaacaacaatttccgaattgcccatcgaatcatggtaagagcgcctagcaacatcgccccatgattccctaggtatcactgatagtgcctgcaagaaccaatagattttggttagcgtacagtacggtcccttcatccatatatcccgatcgaatcaacaaccattggtaaatcgagagtcgtttgagattcgataactatgcaatgcatcttgaagatcaaatagtgacatcgcatgtgctactaagaaaccatttcttaaaacacatcatgtactctggccagagattcgtcacactaatatctcctcagattgcataggatatccacactagcaagtatgtggtgaatccttgacaataaagcatcgactcctatatgtgtcgtaactgtacccaatcccgacacctgatgaccccaatagagtcggtaaacgagtcaaagtacagtactagcatatagagtctcaatgatgtttcaagtagtaaggactaatggtgtacaaccaaaaccgcggactttatccactcgataagtgataaccacttggaaagtccggatagggtagttcgatcattcatcgtatgaatatccatttgcatgctttgaacatctctatgttccataccaatgaaacgtggtactcggcatcgcaaatgctattctcaatctcgagcgatccttatccttattaacggacggctcaatcgactaggaactgtttagaatatacagtgactataagatgtgtttcatgatagccatccccatgtgccaccacatcttacatacactatagtatattcaaggtcttcatctaaacatcttatagtatgtcacaacataataatatgataaaagataaagtaaaagcCATTATAAaatgtgtaaattatattaaacaaaatattgtttgtacatagagtcatcaaagcccttagccacaatttggctcaccgggcacccactctttcaatctctcacttgccctaaagccaactattcatactacgcagtcccattgcttcacgatgtttgtcaaataatggtcctggcaagggcttagtaagtggatcagcgatattgtctgcagaggccactctctcgacagtgatgtctcctctttccacgatctcccggatgatgtggtattttctcagtacgtgtttggatctttgatgagaccttggttcctttgtctGAGCAACggaacccgtgttgtcacagtacaccgggactggaccaacagcttcaggaattacacccaactcttggatgaatttccttatccaaaccgcctctttagcagtagctgatgctgcaatgtattctgcctcagtggtggaatccgctgtggtgtcctgcttggaactcttccaagagacagcaccgccattgagcacgaatacaaatccagaggttgacttcgagtcatccacgtcactttggaagctagagtcggtatagccttccaatttcaattctcttcctccatataccatgaacatattcttagtcctttgtaagtacttaagaatgtccttcacggctttccaatgcatttgaccgggattggcttgatatctgctcgtgacactcagagcaaatgctacatccggtctggtagatatcatcccatacatgatactacctatggctgacgcatatggtacatgtgtcattttctctatctcttcatcagtcttgggacacatggacttggatagagaaactccatgacacataggtagatgtcctctcttggacccatccattgaaaaccttttcaatatggtttcgatgtaagttgattgagtgagtcctatcattcttttagatctatctctatagatctgaattcctagaatatatgatgcctcacccaaatccttcatcgagaatctacctgataaccatatctttgttgactgcaacatccctacatcattcccaatgagtaggatgtcatcaacataaagcactaagaatgtcacaacatccttaactactttcttgtacacgcacggttcctccgggttcttgatgaaaccaaaatcctttattgtttcatcaaatttctggttccaacttcttgatgcttgtttgagaccatagatcgatctttgaagcttgcataccttatgctcgcttcccatggatgtgtatccctcaggctgcgtcatatagatctcttccttaatgtttccattaagaaatgcagtcttcacatccatttgccatatctcatagtcataccaagcagctatggcaataaggattcttatggacttgaacattgcaactggtgaaaaggtttcatcatagtcaactccttgtctttgagtataacctttcgccaccaatcgtgccttgtaggtcaataccttaccatcaggcccaagctttctcttgtagatccatttacaccctattggaacaattccatcgggaggatctactaaagaccaaacttggtttgtatgcatcgaatctatttccgactgcatagcttcaagccataaatttgaatccgcatcagaaattgcttccttgaagtttcttggatcacatccaacgtcgggttcatcttgatccccttcaagaagaagaccatatcgaataggaggtctagaagtcctctcggatcttctaggtataggcgtgtccatcaatggttcctgaggtgtaggatcattattttgtatcttgggttcttctcgaatttcttcgagttccatcatctcgcctttcttatccaataagaactccttctccaagaaggtggcattccttgaaacaaacacttttgtttcattaggatgatataaataatatccgattgaattcttcggataccctacaaaataacataaggtggatcgactatccaacttatctcccactgtctgcttcacgtaagcaggatatccccaaatcctcaagtacgaatacttaggagctttgccattccataactcgtatggtgttttgttcattgctttagtgtggacgttgttcaacaacaacaccgctgtttcaagcgcgtagccccaaaacgaaggtgggagctcagtgaagctcatcatagatcgaaccatgtccaacaaagttcgattacgacgctccgatacaccattcagctgaggtgtcataggaggagtccactgagagagaatcccattctctttcagatagtccaaaaactcggtacttaagtattctccacctcgatccgatcgaagtgctttaatacttttacctagcttgttttctacttcagccttgaattctttgaacttttcaaatgcttcagacttatatttcattaaatataaatacccatacctagaataatcatcagtaaaggtaatgaagtaggtgtggccaaattgagtaccaattctaaatggaccacaaacatctgtatggatcaaatccaacagattttgactacgctcaggtttccccttgaatggagatttagtcatttttcctttcaggcaggattcacaagtaggtagagagttaatatcagacatatcaaacatgccttctcccactagcttgttcatcctccttgaggaaatatggcctagcctagcatgccaaaggtttgccgggttttgactatcgattttccttttgttcgttgttaccggtttatcaacataatttattggaacgtcttttaattttaagttatatagatcatttttaaattgt
Proteins encoded:
- the LOC140877326 gene encoding uncharacterized protein — its product is MTANSQQFGTNRSDSAPKRSNEVNISSLKQQLIDLTSLVRQLVVGNGQNVKKCGICAEVGHSTEMCPTLHEGSTEQVNAAGGFPGPPYINYDPYSNTYNPGWKDHSNLRYGNPSKTRASIQYLNTQVGQLVTAVNRSEAQNSSSLPSQTVPNPKENVSAITLRSGRELKVQEEVVQEPVKHEDEDKSKVGEDGIVQKNTPRGQHKLKGCKKIELGEQVSAVIWRKTPEKCKDLGMFSIPCKIGDVQLDTAMLDLGASINVMSYSVYASLKLRPLNETATVIQMADISTIYPRGVIDDVHVQVDVNNGTLTMEFDGNIVKFNIFDNLNFSSCKSVVNNLDINDYLSQEYKKIVNECKLKEVMARPAKISNARIFLSNLQASKTEPKLPPDRSKGITMGKRKKSSRDWNPQEIKAEKEKTEVNCNTVQMGEGGQGN
- the LOC140877327 gene encoding uncharacterized protein, whose translation is MAENANLSMRQLGTPDLNQQPLCITFPTLENNAIFELKSGLIHSLPYFHGLVGEDPHKHLMEFHVVCTRMKPHGVTEEQIQLRAFPFSLKNAAKDWLYYLPLGSITTWIEMKRIFLEKSMLDAASGVVEECLLIKHRKLQGT